From the genome of Pseudomonas sp. AB6, one region includes:
- a CDS encoding 2OG-Fe(II) oxygenase, with protein sequence MPAMRIPPDHPLLLRIVDDLAANGWSQQNIFLPDALTLELAQECRKRSEDGQLAPAAVGRGGTQEIREAIRGDHIQWLEAGETEACDRYLELMNSLRQALNRGLFLGLEDFESHFALYPPGAFYLKHLDRFRDDDRRTVSAVLYLNPSWLPEHGGQLRMTLKGDTEYDVQPIGGCLVVFLSGEIPHEVLPSTRERLSLTGWFRRRGDDPF encoded by the coding sequence ATGCCAGCCATGCGAATCCCCCCTGATCACCCGCTGTTGCTACGAATCGTTGATGACTTGGCCGCAAACGGCTGGTCGCAGCAAAACATTTTTTTGCCCGACGCTCTGACCCTGGAGTTGGCCCAAGAGTGTCGCAAGCGTTCGGAAGATGGCCAGCTTGCGCCTGCGGCCGTCGGGCGAGGGGGCACCCAGGAAATTCGGGAAGCTATTCGCGGTGACCATATTCAATGGCTAGAAGCCGGTGAGACTGAGGCTTGCGACCGTTATCTGGAACTGATGAACAGCCTGCGCCAAGCACTCAATCGAGGGCTTTTTCTTGGGCTGGAGGATTTTGAAAGCCATTTCGCGCTGTACCCGCCAGGGGCGTTTTACCTCAAGCACCTTGACCGTTTTCGCGATGATGATCGGCGCACGGTCTCGGCAGTGCTTTACCTGAACCCATCGTGGTTGCCCGAACATGGCGGTCAATTGCGCATGACCCTCAAGGGCGACACCGAATACGATGTGCAGCCCATCGGCGGCTGTCTGGTGGTATTTCTCTCGGGTGAAATACCCCATGAAGTGCTACCGTCGACCCGAGAGCGGCTTTCCCTGACCGGTTGGTTTCGACGCCGGGGCGATGACCCGTTCTAA
- a CDS encoding DUF4399 domain-containing protein: MKTLLSRVAIAGLLLSASVLASAADVPRTASPAGAEEYIISPKDGATVGKTFKVQFGLKGMGVAPAGVDMPDTGHHHLLIDMKDKLPLDAPIPATDTVKHFGKGQTETELTLTPGKHTLQLLMGDKGHIPLNPSVESKKITITVK; the protein is encoded by the coding sequence ATGAAGACCTTATTGTCACGAGTAGCTATTGCGGGTCTGTTGCTGAGCGCTTCTGTGTTGGCGAGCGCAGCTGATGTACCGCGAACCGCTTCGCCCGCAGGTGCCGAGGAATACATTATTTCTCCCAAAGACGGCGCCACCGTGGGTAAGACCTTCAAGGTCCAGTTCGGCCTTAAAGGTATGGGCGTCGCGCCCGCCGGCGTCGATATGCCAGATACCGGCCACCACCATCTGCTGATCGACATGAAAGATAAGTTGCCGCTAGATGCGCCAATCCCGGCGACTGACACCGTCAAGCACTTCGGCAAAGGCCAGACCGAAACCGAACTGACCCTGACGCCAGGCAAGCACACCCTGCAATTGCTGATGGGCGACAAAGGACACATCCCGCTGAACCCGTCGGTTGAATCGAAGAAGATCACGATTACGGTTAAGTAA
- the serA gene encoding phosphoglycerate dehydrogenase: protein MSKTSLDKSKIKFLLLEGVHQSAVDVLMSAGYSNIEYLTGSLPEAELKEKIADAHFIGIRSRTQLTEQVFDCAKKLVAVGCFCIGTNQVDLNAARERGIAVFNAPYSNTRSVAELVLAEAILLLRGIPEKNASCHRGGWIKSAANSFEIRGKKLGIVGYGSIGTQLSVLAEGLGMQVFFYDTLTKLPLGNASQVSSLTELLGLADIVTLHVPETAETQWMIGEKEIRAMKKGSILINAARGTVVELQALADAIKDKHLIGAAIDVFPVEPRSNNEEFESPLRGLDNVILTPHIGGSTAEAQANIGLEVAEKLVKYSDNGTSVSSVNFPEVALPAHPGKHRLLHIHQNIPGVMSEINKVFAENGINISGQFLQTNEKVGYVVIDVDAEYSDLAQEKLQTINGTIRSRVLF, encoded by the coding sequence ATGAGCAAGACTTCTCTCGATAAGAGCAAGATCAAGTTCCTTCTTCTCGAAGGCGTCCACCAATCAGCTGTGGACGTCCTCATGTCCGCCGGGTATTCGAACATTGAATACCTTACCGGCTCGCTACCGGAAGCCGAGTTGAAGGAAAAGATCGCCGATGCACATTTCATCGGTATTCGTTCCCGTACCCAGCTGACCGAACAGGTCTTCGATTGCGCGAAGAAACTGGTCGCTGTCGGCTGCTTCTGCATTGGCACCAACCAAGTCGATCTCAACGCTGCACGCGAACGCGGTATCGCAGTCTTCAACGCCCCCTACTCAAACACCCGGTCGGTGGCTGAGTTGGTGCTGGCTGAAGCGATCCTGTTACTGCGCGGCATTCCTGAGAAAAACGCCTCCTGCCACCGTGGCGGCTGGATAAAAAGCGCAGCCAACTCCTTCGAGATTCGCGGTAAGAAACTGGGTATCGTCGGCTACGGCTCGATCGGCACCCAACTTTCCGTACTGGCCGAAGGCCTGGGCATGCAAGTGTTCTTTTACGACACGCTAACCAAACTGCCGCTGGGTAATGCATCTCAGGTTTCGAGCCTGACCGAACTGCTGGGATTGGCTGACATCGTCACGCTGCACGTCCCTGAGACCGCTGAAACCCAGTGGATGATCGGTGAAAAAGAAATTCGCGCCATGAAGAAGGGCAGCATCCTGATCAACGCCGCTCGCGGCACGGTGGTCGAGTTGCAGGCGTTGGCTGACGCGATCAAGGATAAACACCTTATCGGCGCCGCCATCGACGTCTTCCCGGTCGAGCCTCGCTCGAACAACGAAGAATTCGAAAGCCCGCTACGTGGTCTGGACAATGTGATTTTGACCCCGCATATCGGCGGTTCGACTGCCGAAGCACAGGCTAACATCGGTCTGGAAGTGGCGGAAAAGCTGGTCAAGTACAGCGACAACGGTACGTCGGTCTCCTCGGTCAACTTCCCGGAAGTGGCGTTGCCCGCTCACCCTGGCAAGCACCGTTTGCTGCACATCCACCAGAACATTCCAGGTGTGATGAGCGAAATCAACAAGGTCTTCGCCGAAAACGGGATCAACATCTCCGGTCAGTTCCTACAGACAAACGAGAAGGTTGGCTACGTGGTCATCGACGTCGATGCCGAGTACTCCGATCTGGCCCAGGAAAAACTGCAGACCATCAACGGCACTATTCGTAGCCGCGTGTTGTTCTAG
- a CDS encoding FAD-binding oxidoreductase, giving the protein MTNPALIEELKTLVEPGKVLTDADSLNTYGKDWTKHFAPAPVAIVFPKTTEQVQAIVRWANEHRVALVPSGGRTGLSAAAVAANGEVVVSFDYMNKVLDINLTDRTVICQPGVVTEHLQTLAEDNGLYYPVDFASAGSSQIGGNIGTNAGGIKVIRYGMTRNWVAGMKVVTGKGDLLELNKDLIKNATGYDLRQLFIGAEGTLGFVVEATMRLDRAPKNLTAMVLGTRDFDSIMPVLHAFHNKIDLTAFEFFSDKALAKVLARGDVPAPFETDCPFYALLEFEATTEEVSNEALATFEHCVEEGWVLDGVMSQSDQQLQNLWKLREYISETISHWTPYKNDISVTVSKVPAFLKEVDAIVGEYYPDFEIVWFGHIGDGNLHLNILKPDNLSKDDFFATCATVNKWVFEIVQKYNGSISAEHGVGMTKRDYLTYSRSPIEIEYMKAVKAVFDPNGIMNPGKIFAV; this is encoded by the coding sequence ATGACCAATCCTGCCTTAATAGAAGAGTTAAAGACCCTGGTCGAGCCTGGCAAGGTCTTGACCGACGCCGACTCCCTCAATACTTACGGCAAGGATTGGACCAAACACTTTGCGCCGGCTCCCGTGGCCATCGTGTTCCCGAAGACTACCGAACAGGTGCAAGCCATCGTTCGCTGGGCCAATGAGCACAGGGTGGCGTTGGTGCCGTCGGGCGGCCGAACGGGGCTTTCCGCCGCTGCGGTTGCGGCCAATGGTGAAGTGGTTGTCTCGTTCGATTACATGAATAAGGTGTTGGACATCAACCTGACGGACCGCACCGTGATCTGCCAACCGGGCGTCGTCACCGAACACCTGCAAACCCTCGCTGAGGACAACGGCCTGTATTACCCGGTGGACTTTGCTTCGGCGGGTTCCAGCCAGATAGGTGGCAACATCGGCACCAATGCCGGTGGGATCAAGGTGATTCGCTATGGCATGACCCGCAACTGGGTCGCGGGGATGAAAGTCGTCACCGGTAAGGGCGACCTGCTTGAGCTGAACAAAGACCTGATCAAAAACGCTACGGGCTACGATTTGCGTCAGTTGTTCATCGGCGCTGAGGGCACGCTGGGTTTTGTGGTCGAAGCCACCATGCGTCTGGATCGAGCACCGAAAAACCTCACGGCGATGGTCCTCGGAACTCGCGATTTCGACTCAATCATGCCGGTGCTGCATGCGTTCCATAACAAAATCGACCTGACGGCGTTCGAATTTTTTTCTGATAAAGCGTTGGCGAAGGTGTTGGCGCGCGGCGATGTACCGGCGCCGTTTGAGACCGATTGCCCGTTCTATGCGCTGCTGGAGTTCGAAGCGACGACTGAAGAAGTGTCCAACGAAGCCTTGGCAACCTTCGAGCATTGCGTGGAAGAAGGCTGGGTGCTGGATGGCGTGATGAGCCAAAGCGACCAGCAGTTGCAGAACCTGTGGAAGCTGCGCGAATACATCTCCGAGACCATTTCGCACTGGACGCCGTACAAGAACGACATCTCGGTGACCGTTTCAAAAGTACCGGCGTTCCTGAAGGAAGTGGACGCCATCGTTGGTGAATACTATCCAGACTTCGAAATTGTCTGGTTCGGCCACATCGGCGACGGCAACCTGCACCTGAACATCCTCAAGCCAGACAACCTGAGCAAAGATGATTTTTTTGCCACGTGCGCCACGGTCAATAAGTGGGTGTTCGAGATCGTGCAGAAGTACAACGGCTCGATCTCCGCTGAGCACGGCGTGGGCATGACCAAGCGTGATTACTTGACGTACAGCCGTTCGCCCATCGAAATCGAATACATGAAAGCGGTTAAAGCAGTGTTCGATCCCAACGGGATCATGAACCCAGGCAAGATATTCGCCGTTTAA
- a CDS encoding fumarylacetoacetate hydrolase family protein, whose translation MSYQHQYIDGTRIHFPVGKVVCIGRNYAEHAKELNNPVPSEPLLFIKPGSCVVTLEGGFTIPVDRGSVHYEAEIVVLIGKPLTKSPSREEVLDAISGFAPGLDLTLRDIQTRLKEKGLPWEICKSFDGAAVIAPFVSADAYPDLTDISIRLSINGEVRQDGNSSSMLNPIVPMIQYMASQFSLQAGDIIMTGTPAGVGPFVTGDEIVLELTGVSKFESSVR comes from the coding sequence ATGAGCTATCAGCACCAGTACATCGACGGTACGCGAATCCACTTTCCAGTGGGAAAAGTCGTCTGTATCGGTCGTAACTACGCCGAACATGCAAAAGAATTGAACAACCCGGTGCCGTCCGAACCGCTGCTGTTCATCAAGCCTGGTAGTTGCGTTGTAACGCTGGAAGGTGGCTTTACCATCCCTGTCGATCGCGGATCGGTGCATTACGAAGCTGAAATCGTCGTGTTGATTGGCAAGCCGCTGACTAAAAGTCCTTCGCGAGAAGAGGTGCTGGATGCAATTAGTGGCTTCGCACCCGGCCTCGATCTGACCTTGCGCGATATTCAGACCAGGCTCAAAGAGAAAGGCCTGCCGTGGGAAATCTGCAAATCCTTCGACGGCGCGGCAGTCATCGCCCCGTTTGTGTCGGCTGATGCCTACCCGGACCTGACCGACATTAGCATTCGTCTTTCCATAAACGGCGAAGTGCGTCAGGACGGCAACAGCAGCTCAATGCTCAACCCGATCGTACCGATGATTCAATACATGGCGTCGCAGTTCTCACTGCAAGCCGGCGACATCATCATGACTGGCACCCCCGCAGGCGTCGGTCCGTTCGTTACGGGCGATGAGATTGTGTTGGAATTGACCGGCGTGAGTAAGTTCGAAAGCAGCGTTCGCTGA
- the rpiA gene encoding ribose-5-phosphate isomerase RpiA — MTQDQLKQAVAQAAVDFILAKLDDKSVVGVGTGSTANCFIDALAKHKGAFDGAVASSEATAARLKGHGIPVYELNTVSDLEFYVDGADEADAGLHLIKGGGAALTREKIVAAVAQTFICIADGSKLVSVLGEFPLPVEVIPMARSHVARQLVKLGGDPVYREGVLTDNGNIILDVFNMNITDPVTLETQINAIVGVVTNGLFAARPADLLFLGTAEGVKTLKR; from the coding sequence ATGACCCAGGATCAACTCAAACAGGCCGTGGCCCAAGCTGCCGTCGATTTTATCCTTGCGAAACTCGATGACAAGAGTGTCGTCGGCGTAGGCACTGGCTCCACCGCCAATTGTTTTATCGATGCGTTGGCCAAGCACAAAGGCGCATTCGACGGCGCGGTCGCCAGTTCCGAGGCCACTGCGGCACGGCTCAAGGGCCACGGCATTCCGGTCTACGAATTGAATACCGTCAGCGATCTGGAATTTTATGTCGATGGCGCTGATGAAGCCGACGCAGGCTTGCACCTGATCAAAGGCGGCGGTGCTGCATTGACCCGTGAAAAAATCGTCGCAGCCGTGGCTCAGACATTCATTTGCATTGCCGACGGCAGCAAGTTGGTGTCGGTGTTGGGCGAGTTTCCACTGCCCGTTGAAGTAATTCCGATGGCGCGCAGCCACGTAGCCCGTCAGTTGGTGAAGCTGGGCGGCGATCCGGTGTACCGCGAAGGCGTGCTGACCGATAACGGCAATATCATTCTCGACGTGTTCAACATGAACATCACCGATCCGGTGACGCTGGAAACCCAGATCAACGCCATCGTTGGCGTTGTGACCAATGGCTTGTTCGCGGCGCGTCCGGCTGACTTGCTGTTTTTGGGTACGGCGGAAGGTGTGAAAACCCTTAAGCGCTAA
- the ilvA gene encoding threonine ammonia-lyase, biosynthetic translates to MLEQYVKKILTSRVYDVAVETPLQAARQLSERLGNAVLLKREDLQPVFSFKIRGAYNKLTLLSEAELARGVVTASAGNHAQGLALAAKVLGVKATIVMPKTTPEIKVEGVRSRGGIVVLHGDSFPEALAFSLKLVDEKGYVYVHPYDDPDTIAGQGTVAMEILRQQPGRLDAIFVPVGGGGLIAGIAAYVKYLRPDIKVIGVEPDDSNCLQAAMAAGERVVLSQVGLFADGVAVAQIGQHTFDICKDYVDEVITVSTDEICAAIKDIYDDTRSITEPAGALGVAGIKKYVELYGVSGQTLVAIDSGANVNFDRLRHVAERAELGEGREAIIAVTIPEKPGSFKAFCEAIGKRQITEFNYRYHTDREAHIFVGVQTHPDTDPRAALLASLTAQGFPVLDLTDNELAKLHIRHMVGGHAARVSDEVVFRFEFPERPGALFNFLDKLGGQWNISMFHYRNHGAADGRVVAGLVVPENERHLIPAALAEIGYPYWDESENPAYKLFLG, encoded by the coding sequence ATGCTTGAACAGTACGTCAAAAAAATCCTCACCTCGCGCGTTTACGACGTAGCCGTTGAAACCCCGTTGCAGGCCGCTCGCCAGCTTTCCGAGCGCCTGGGCAATGCGGTACTGCTTAAGCGCGAAGACTTGCAGCCGGTGTTCTCGTTCAAAATTCGCGGCGCTTACAACAAACTCACGTTGCTCAGCGAAGCCGAGTTGGCCCGGGGCGTCGTCACGGCGTCGGCGGGTAACCATGCGCAAGGCTTGGCATTGGCGGCCAAGGTACTGGGCGTCAAAGCCACCATCGTCATGCCCAAAACCACTCCCGAGATCAAGGTCGAAGGCGTGCGCTCGCGAGGCGGCATCGTGGTGTTGCACGGCGACTCGTTCCCCGAAGCACTGGCATTTTCGCTGAAACTGGTCGATGAAAAAGGCTACGTCTACGTTCATCCGTATGACGATCCTGACACCATCGCCGGCCAAGGCACCGTGGCAATGGAGATTCTGCGTCAACAGCCGGGGCGTTTAGACGCGATTTTTGTGCCGGTGGGCGGCGGCGGTTTGATTGCGGGCATCGCGGCCTACGTTAAATACTTGCGGCCAGACATCAAGGTCATCGGCGTCGAACCGGACGATTCCAACTGCCTGCAAGCGGCCATGGCGGCTGGTGAACGCGTGGTCTTGAGTCAGGTCGGGTTGTTTGCCGACGGCGTGGCCGTGGCGCAGATCGGTCAGCACACCTTCGACATCTGCAAAGATTATGTCGACGAAGTGATCACCGTCAGCACCGATGAAATCTGTGCGGCGATCAAAGATATCTACGACGATACTCGCTCCATCACCGAGCCTGCGGGCGCACTGGGTGTGGCCGGGATCAAGAAGTACGTCGAACTGTATGGCGTCAGCGGGCAAACCCTGGTGGCCATTGATTCAGGCGCCAACGTCAACTTCGACCGCCTGCGCCACGTGGCCGAGCGCGCTGAGCTAGGTGAGGGCCGCGAAGCGATCATTGCCGTGACCATTCCCGAAAAGCCGGGCAGCTTCAAAGCGTTCTGCGAAGCCATCGGCAAACGCCAGATCACCGAATTCAACTACCGCTACCATACCGACCGGGAGGCCCACATCTTCGTTGGTGTGCAAACCCATCCCGATACCGATCCCCGCGCCGCGCTGCTGGCCAGCCTGACCGCGCAGGGCTTTCCGGTGCTGGACCTGACCGATAATGAACTGGCGAAACTGCACATCCGCCATATGGTCGGCGGCCACGCGGCGCGGGTCAGTGACGAAGTGGTGTTCCGTTTCGAGTTCCCGGAGCGACCGGGTGCGCTGTTCAATTTCCTCGACAAACTCGGCGGGCAGTGGAATATCTCGATGTTCCACTACCGCAACCACGGCGCGGCGGACGGCCGGGTGGTGGCTGGGTTGGTGGTTCCGGAAAACGAGCGGCACCTGATTCCGGCGGCGTTGGCGGAAATCGGCTACCCGTATTGGGATGAAAGCGAAAACCCGGCTTACAAGCTGTTCCTAGGCTAA
- a CDS encoding DUF2269 family protein, which yields MEYFTAIKIVHVVATVLLLLSALALVVWVIRSRRAGDLTAQRRTLQRPWLFAWILMGLCLLTLPVSGWWLMHYAGWPLGQTWLLAASVLYTFGTLSWAWLLVRLNRLRVPSVIGHPKFTLALALFCGVCFIAIAGLMGAKPV from the coding sequence ATGGAATATTTCACCGCCATCAAAATCGTCCACGTTGTCGCCACCGTGCTGCTTCTACTCAGCGCATTGGCGCTTGTGGTCTGGGTCATTCGCAGCCGCCGTGCTGGCGACTTGACCGCCCAGCGCCGCACCTTGCAGCGACCATGGCTGTTCGCCTGGATCTTAATGGGCTTGTGCTTGTTGACCTTGCCGGTCAGCGGCTGGTGGCTGATGCATTACGCAGGTTGGCCATTAGGTCAGACCTGGTTATTGGCTGCGAGCGTGCTTTACACCTTCGGTACCCTGAGCTGGGCGTGGCTGTTGGTGCGCCTCAACCGCCTGCGCGTCCCCTCCGTCATCGGTCACCCCAAATTCACCTTGGCCCTCGCCCTGTTCTGCGGCGTGTGTTTTATCGCCATCGCGGGGTTGATGGGGGCTAAGCCGGTTTAA
- a CDS encoding HAD family hydrolase, which produces MRLALFDLDNTLLGGDSDHAWGDYLCERGILDAIAYKTRNDAFYQDYLAGTLNLTDYLNFSLEILGRTDMAQLDIWHREFMRDCIEPIILPKAEALVAKHRKAGDKLLVITATNRFVTAPIVARFGVDTLLATECEIVDGRYSGRTTDVPCFREGKVTRLNRWLEETGFNLDDSYFYSDSMNDLPLLEQVANPIAVDPDPTLRAEAERRGWPVITLRN; this is translated from the coding sequence ATGCGCCTGGCCTTATTCGACCTTGACAACACACTTCTAGGTGGCGATAGCGATCACGCTTGGGGAGATTATCTCTGCGAACGCGGCATTCTCGACGCCATCGCCTACAAAACGCGCAACGACGCGTTTTACCAGGATTACCTGGCGGGAACCCTCAACCTGACGGACTATCTGAACTTCAGCCTGGAAATCCTCGGTCGCACCGACATGGCCCAGTTGGACATATGGCACCGTGAGTTCATGCGCGACTGCATCGAGCCGATTATTTTGCCCAAAGCCGAAGCGCTGGTGGCTAAGCACCGTAAAGCGGGTGACAAACTGCTGGTGATCACCGCCACCAACCGCTTTGTGACCGCGCCAATCGTTGCGCGGTTTGGTGTTGATACCTTGCTGGCCACCGAGTGCGAAATCGTTGATGGTCGCTACAGCGGGCGAACAACCGACGTCCCGTGCTTCCGCGAAGGGAAAGTGACGCGACTTAATCGCTGGCTAGAGGAGACCGGATTCAATCTCGACGACAGCTACTTCTACAGCGACTCAATGAACGACCTGCCCTTACTGGAGCAAGTAGCCAACCCAATAGCTGTCGACCCAGATCCAACGTTGCGCGCTGAAGCCGAGCGGCGTGGCTGGCCGGTAATCACGCTGAGGAATTAA
- a CDS encoding RNA pyrophosphohydrolase, with product MIDPDGFRPNVGIILTNDAGQVLWARRINQDAWQFPQGGINPLETPEDALYRELNEEVGLERQDVEILACTRGWLRYRLPQRLVRTHSQPLCIGQKQKWFLLRLISNEQRVRMDLTGKPEFDGWRWVSYWYPLGQVVTFKREVYRRALKELAPRLLARD from the coding sequence GTGATCGACCCCGATGGTTTCCGTCCTAATGTCGGGATTATTCTGACAAATGATGCTGGTCAGGTCTTATGGGCTCGGCGAATCAACCAAGATGCCTGGCAGTTTCCGCAGGGTGGAATCAACCCGCTCGAGACGCCAGAAGACGCTTTGTATCGCGAATTGAATGAAGAAGTCGGGCTGGAACGGCAGGATGTTGAAATTCTCGCCTGCACCCGTGGCTGGTTGCGTTATCGTTTGCCGCAGCGTTTGGTCAGAACGCACAGCCAACCGCTGTGCATCGGCCAGAAGCAAAAGTGGTTTCTTCTGCGCCTGATCTCAAACGAGCAGCGGGTAAGGATGGATTTGACCGGTAAACCGGAGTTTGATGGCTGGCGTTGGGTCAGTTATTGGTATCCGTTGGGCCAGGTAGTGACATTCAAGCGCGAGGTTTACAGACGCGCCCTTAAAGAACTTGCACCGCGCCTGTTGGCGCGCGACTGA
- the ptsP gene encoding phosphoenolpyruvate--protein phosphotransferase produces the protein MLNTLRKIVQEVNSAKDLKAALGIIVLRVREAMGSQVCSVYLLDTESNRFVLMATEGLNKRSIGKVSMAPNEGLVGLVGTREEPLNLENAVDHPRYRYFAETGEERYASFLGAPIIHHRRVVGVLVIQQKERRQFDEGEEAFLVTMSAQLAGVIAHAEATGSIRGLGRQGKGIQEAKFVGVPGSPGAAVGTAVVMLPPADLEVVPDKNVSDIKAELALFQNALEGVRGDMRSLSAKLATQLRPEERALFDVYLMMLDDASLGSEVTDVIKTGQWAQGALRQVVNEHVKRFELMDDAYLRERASDVKDLGRRLLAYLQEARQQTLVYPDNTILVSEELSPAMLGEVPEGKLVGLISVLGSGNSHVAILARAMGIPTVMGVVDLPYSKVDGIQLIVDGYHGEVYTNPSDILRKQYAEVVEEERQLSLGLDSLRELPCVTLDGHRMPLWVNTGLLADVARAQQRGAEGVGLYRTEVPFMINQRFPSEKEQLAIYREQLAAFHPLPVTMRSLDIGGDKSLSYFPIKEDNPFLGWRGIRVTLDHPEIFLVQTRAMLKASEGLNNLRILLPMISSTHEVEEALHLIHRAWGEVRDEGFDVPMPPIGVMVEVPAAVYQTRELARQVDFLSVGSNDLTQYLLAVDRNNPRVADLYDYLHPAVLMALQHVVHDAHLEGKPVSICGEMAGDPAAAVLLMAMGYDSLSMNATNLPKVKWMLRQIHLSKAKELLAQLMTNDNPQVIRSSLQLALRNLGLARMINPASVKGH, from the coding sequence ATGCTCAATACGCTGCGCAAGATCGTCCAGGAAGTTAACTCCGCCAAGGATCTCAAGGCGGCGTTGGGGATTATTGTGTTACGCGTCAGAGAGGCCATGGGCAGCCAGGTCTGCTCGGTCTATTTGCTCGACACCGAATCCAACCGCTTTGTATTAATGGCCACCGAGGGCCTGAACAAGCGATCCATTGGTAAGGTCAGCATGGCGCCGAACGAAGGTTTGGTCGGTCTCGTGGGTACCCGCGAAGAGCCGCTGAATCTGGAAAACGCTGTTGACCACCCACGTTATCGCTACTTTGCCGAGACTGGTGAAGAGCGCTACGCCTCGTTCCTTGGCGCACCGATTATCCACCACCGTCGCGTGGTCGGGGTGTTGGTGATCCAGCAAAAGGAGCGGCGCCAGTTCGACGAGGGCGAAGAAGCCTTTCTCGTGACCATGAGCGCTCAGTTGGCTGGCGTTATCGCCCACGCCGAAGCCACTGGTTCGATTCGTGGCTTGGGTCGTCAAGGCAAAGGCATTCAAGAAGCCAAGTTTGTTGGCGTGCCGGGCTCGCCAGGCGCGGCTGTCGGTACAGCTGTGGTGATGTTGCCCCCGGCTGATTTGGAAGTGGTGCCCGACAAGAACGTCAGCGACATTAAAGCTGAATTGGCGTTGTTCCAAAATGCACTGGAAGGCGTACGCGGCGATATGCGTTCGCTCTCGGCCAAACTCGCCACGCAGCTGCGACCTGAAGAGCGTGCATTATTTGATGTTTACCTGATGATGCTCGACGACGCTTCTCTGGGCAGTGAAGTGACCGACGTGATCAAGACCGGCCAATGGGCCCAAGGTGCACTGCGCCAGGTAGTCAACGAGCACGTCAAACGTTTTGAATTGATGGACGACGCTTATCTGCGTGAGCGCGCCTCCGACGTCAAGGATTTGGGTCGTCGGCTGTTGGCTTATCTGCAGGAAGCACGTCAGCAAACCTTGGTTTATCCCGACAACACCATTCTGGTCAGCGAAGAACTGTCACCGGCGATGCTCGGTGAGGTGCCCGAAGGCAAGTTGGTCGGCCTGATCTCGGTGCTCGGTTCCGGCAACTCCCACGTCGCGATTTTGGCGCGGGCCATGGGTATTCCCACGGTCATGGGCGTGGTGGATCTGCCTTATTCCAAAGTCGATGGCATCCAGCTGATTGTCGATGGCTATCACGGTGAGGTTTACACCAACCCCAGCGATATTTTGCGCAAGCAATACGCTGAAGTGGTCGAAGAAGAGCGCCAGCTGTCCTTAGGTCTGGACTCCTTGCGTGAATTGCCGTGCGTGACGCTGGACGGGCATCGCATGCCACTTTGGGTCAACACCGGCCTGCTGGCAGACGTCGCGCGCGCGCAACAGCGCGGAGCCGAAGGTGTAGGTCTTTACCGCACTGAAGTGCCGTTCATGATCAATCAGCGTTTTCCGAGCGAAAAAGAACAACTCGCGATTTATCGCGAACAATTGGCGGCTTTCCACCCATTGCCAGTGACCATGCGCAGCCTGGACATCGGTGGCGATAAATCGCTGTCGTACTTTCCGATTAAAGAAGACAACCCGTTCCTGGGCTGGCGCGGTATCCGCGTCACCCTCGATCACCCGGAAATTTTCCTGGTGCAGACCCGCGCCATGCTCAAGGCCAGTGAGGGCTTGAACAACCTGCGGATTTTGCTGCCAATGATTTCCAGCACCCACGAAGTGGAAGAAGCGTTACACCTGATCCACCGAGCCTGGGGCGAAGTACGCGACGAAGGGTTCGACGTGCCGATGCCGCCAATTGGTGTGATGGTTGAAGTCCCGGCAGCGGTGTACCAAACCCGTGAATTGGCGCGTCAGGTGGACTTCCTTTCGGTGGGTTCCAACGACTTGACCCAATACTTATTGGCGGTAGATCGCAACAACCCACGGGTTGCCGATCTGTATGACTACCTGCACCCGGCAGTGCTGATGGCGTTGCAGCATGTGGTGCACGATGCCCATTTGGAAGGTAAACCAGTGAGCATTTGCGGTGAGATGGCCGGCGACCCCGCGGCAGCGGTGCTATTGATGGCAATGGGTTATGACAGTTTGTCGATGAATGCCACCAACTTGCCGAAAGTGAAGTGGATGTTGCGTCAGATCCACCTGAGCAAGGCCAAGGAGTTACTGGCGCAATTGATGACCAACGACAATCCGCAAGTCATCCGCAGCTCGTTGCAGTTGGCCCTGCGTAATCTTGGCCTGGCCCGGATGATTAATCCGGCGTCGGTTAAAGGGCATTGA